Proteins found in one Panthera tigris isolate Pti1 chromosome B3, P.tigris_Pti1_mat1.1, whole genome shotgun sequence genomic segment:
- the SPATA7 gene encoding spermatogenesis-associated protein 7 isoform X3 has protein sequence MNGSRRAAVDCSVPLSMSASIKYADQQRREKLKKELARCEKELKLNKTAVPANSKNNSKSLFTTLQKPSGEPQDEDVLIGEVNGFPSFTRSPVTSSERLQLNLPKSDKVLTNGTEKNSGSSMFNVDYTLSGPRKPCSGTPYGRGPRSTRPNTHRFQLVISKAPSGDLLDKHSELFSNRQLPFTPRTLKTEAKSFLSHYRYYTPAKRKKEFTDQRIEAETQTDLSSFKSDFEAFETKNFTDSEKNIKQASNCMTYDTKGKITPLPLQGHDLPWDEIKGGTFQCSSPRAVCQYSLQFPPERKLHSDEEELLYLSFIEDVTDEILKLGLFSNRFLERLFERHIKQNKHHLEEGKMRHLLRILKVDLGCTSKENLVKLDDVDMLNLLGFEQAEDSEENHHKSNHDATIQQERQQYQKALDMLLSVPKGENEKLSSPDEFFLPIYKSKYSEGVIIQQVNDEANPGPSISDEKNSSVSDSLTDQETSVNVIEGDSDTEKVETSNELCCVSPELSPSLQLHGVQGDNSRDMEGPTLKIMEMSIEDCPLDI, from the exons ATGCAGACCAACAACGAAGAGAGAAACTCAAAAAGGAATTGGCACGATGTGAAAAGGAGTTGAAATTAAATAAGACAGCAGTGCCGGccaattctaaaaataattccaAGTCATTATTTACCACTCTACAAAAG CCTTCAGGAGAACCACAAGATGAAGACGTGTTAATTGGAGAAGTGAATGGATTTCCATCCTTCACAAGGTCACCAGTAACTTCTTCAGAGAGACTGCAGTTGAATCTACCTAAATCTGATAAAGTCCTCACAAATGGTACTGAGAAGAACTCCGGTTCCTCCATGTTCAACGTGGACTACACCCTCTCTGGGCCTAGGAAACCGTGCTCTGGAACTCCGTACGGCAGAGGGCCCAGGAGCACGCGCCCAAATACCCATCGGTTTCAGTTAGTTATTTCAAAAGCACCGAGTGGGGACCTTTTGGATAAACACTCTGAGCTCTTTTCCAACAGACAGTTGCCATTCACTCCACGCactttaaaaacagaagcaaaatctTTCCTGTCACATTACCGATATTATACGcctgccaaaagaaaaaaggagtttACAGATCAGCGGATAGAAGCGGAAACCCAGACTGATTTAAGCAG ctTTAAATCTGATTTTGAGGCATTTGAGACCAAGAACTTCACAGATTCAGAAAAGAACATAAAGCAG GCATCTAATTGTATGACATATgataccaaaggaaaaataactccTTTACCCTTGCAAGGGCATGACTTACCATGGGATGAGATTAAAGGTGGAACTTTCCAGTGTTCCTCACCCAG ggCAGTATGTCAGTATTCTTTGCAGTTTCCTCCAGAGAGAAAACTCCACTCTGA TGAGGAAGAACTGTTGTATCTGAGTTTCATTGAAGATGTAACAGATGAAATTCTGAAACTTGGTTTATTTTCAAACAG GTTTTTAGAACGACTATTTGAGCgacacataaaacaaaataaacatcatttggaggag GGAAAAATGCGCCACCTGCTGCGTATCCTGAAGGTGGACTTAGGCTGCACATCCAAGGAAAACTTAGTAAAGCTGGATGATGTCGATATGCTGAATTTACTGGGTTTTGAACAGGCTGAGGACTCAGAAGAAAATCATCATAAAAGTAACCACGATGCCACAATTCAACAGGAGCGTCAGCAATACCAAAAAGCTTTGGATATGTTACTATCCGTACCGAAGGGTGAGAACGAGAAACTCTCCTCACCGGATGAATTTTTCCTGCCCATCTACAAATCAAAGTATTCAGAAGGGGTTATAATTCAACAAGTGAATGATGAAGCAAATCCCGGACCTTCAATTTCggatgaaaaaaattcaagtgtCTCAGACAGTTTAACAGACCAAGAAACCTCTGTGAATGTCATTGAAGGCGACAGTGACACTGAAAAGGTGGAGACCTCGAATGAATTATGTTGTGTGAGCCCGGAACTCTCCCCGTCCCTTCAGCTTCACGGTGTCCAAGGTGACAACAGTCGTGACATGGAAGGACCAACTCTTAAAATCATGGAAATGAGCATTGAGGATTGCCCTTTGGATATTTGA
- the SPATA7 gene encoding spermatogenesis-associated protein 7 isoform X2 — protein sequence MNGSRRVRATSVLPRYGSPCLFKGHLSTKSNAAVDCSVPLSMSASIKYADQQRREKLKKELARCEKELKLNKTAVPANSKNNSKSLFTTLQKPSGEPQDEDVLIGEVNGFPSFTRSPVTSSERLQLNLPKSDKVLTNGTEKNSGSSMFNVDYTLSGPRKPCSGTPYGRGPRSTRPNTHRFQLVISKAPSGDLLDKHSELFSNRQLPFTPRTLKTEAKSFLSHYRYYTPAKRKKEFTDQRIEAETQTDLSSFKSDFEAFETKNFTDSEKNIKQASNCMTYDTKGKITPLPLQGHDLPWDEIKGGTFQCSSPRAVCQYSLQFPPERKLHSDEEELLYLSFIEDVTDEILKLGLFSNRFLERLFERHIKQNKHHLEEGKMRHLLRILKVDLGCTSKENLVKLDDVDMLNLLGFEQAEDSEENHHKSNHDATIQQERQQYQKALDMLLSVPKGENEKLSSPDEFFLPIYKSKYSEGVIIQQVNDEANPGPSISDEKNSSVSDSLTDQETSVNVIEGDSDTEKVETSNELCCVSPELSPSLQLHGVQGDNSRDMEGPTLKIMEMSIEDCPLDI from the exons ATGCAGACCAACAACGAAGAGAGAAACTCAAAAAGGAATTGGCACGATGTGAAAAGGAGTTGAAATTAAATAAGACAGCAGTGCCGGccaattctaaaaataattccaAGTCATTATTTACCACTCTACAAAAG CCTTCAGGAGAACCACAAGATGAAGACGTGTTAATTGGAGAAGTGAATGGATTTCCATCCTTCACAAGGTCACCAGTAACTTCTTCAGAGAGACTGCAGTTGAATCTACCTAAATCTGATAAAGTCCTCACAAATGGTACTGAGAAGAACTCCGGTTCCTCCATGTTCAACGTGGACTACACCCTCTCTGGGCCTAGGAAACCGTGCTCTGGAACTCCGTACGGCAGAGGGCCCAGGAGCACGCGCCCAAATACCCATCGGTTTCAGTTAGTTATTTCAAAAGCACCGAGTGGGGACCTTTTGGATAAACACTCTGAGCTCTTTTCCAACAGACAGTTGCCATTCACTCCACGCactttaaaaacagaagcaaaatctTTCCTGTCACATTACCGATATTATACGcctgccaaaagaaaaaaggagtttACAGATCAGCGGATAGAAGCGGAAACCCAGACTGATTTAAGCAG ctTTAAATCTGATTTTGAGGCATTTGAGACCAAGAACTTCACAGATTCAGAAAAGAACATAAAGCAG GCATCTAATTGTATGACATATgataccaaaggaaaaataactccTTTACCCTTGCAAGGGCATGACTTACCATGGGATGAGATTAAAGGTGGAACTTTCCAGTGTTCCTCACCCAG ggCAGTATGTCAGTATTCTTTGCAGTTTCCTCCAGAGAGAAAACTCCACTCTGA TGAGGAAGAACTGTTGTATCTGAGTTTCATTGAAGATGTAACAGATGAAATTCTGAAACTTGGTTTATTTTCAAACAG GTTTTTAGAACGACTATTTGAGCgacacataaaacaaaataaacatcatttggaggag GGAAAAATGCGCCACCTGCTGCGTATCCTGAAGGTGGACTTAGGCTGCACATCCAAGGAAAACTTAGTAAAGCTGGATGATGTCGATATGCTGAATTTACTGGGTTTTGAACAGGCTGAGGACTCAGAAGAAAATCATCATAAAAGTAACCACGATGCCACAATTCAACAGGAGCGTCAGCAATACCAAAAAGCTTTGGATATGTTACTATCCGTACCGAAGGGTGAGAACGAGAAACTCTCCTCACCGGATGAATTTTTCCTGCCCATCTACAAATCAAAGTATTCAGAAGGGGTTATAATTCAACAAGTGAATGATGAAGCAAATCCCGGACCTTCAATTTCggatgaaaaaaattcaagtgtCTCAGACAGTTTAACAGACCAAGAAACCTCTGTGAATGTCATTGAAGGCGACAGTGACACTGAAAAGGTGGAGACCTCGAATGAATTATGTTGTGTGAGCCCGGAACTCTCCCCGTCCCTTCAGCTTCACGGTGTCCAAGGTGACAACAGTCGTGACATGGAAGGACCAACTCTTAAAATCATGGAAATGAGCATTGAGGATTGCCCTTTGGATATTTGA